The DNA window CCCTTGTTCGAGTGGTGTTGGCTTCATCTTCTTCTGCGGTTAGAGTAAGAGACGATTTTGATCCAAACGTATCACTAGACGAGTCTTCTTGGAGCTCCTTGGAATTATGCGAAAAACTCAAGGTAGACAGTCAGCACGATGTATCTGATCTATATATAGACCGAATGTAGTATAAATTTTTTATCGAACTTACTATAACATACATGTACTGAATTAAGGCATGGTACCCGATGTCGAAGATAATGGCTGAAAAAGCAGCTTGGGAATATTGCAAAGAGAATGGAATAGACTTAGTCACTATTCTTCCATCATTCATCATTGGACCTAGTTTGCCACCAGATTTGTGTTCCACTGCTTCCGATGTTCTAGGCTTGTTCAAAGGTAACATTCATACACACAAACCTCTTAatttgattaatattttttttaattatgattagtATTGCTAATTAACTAATATAGGGGAAACTGAGAAATTTCAATGGCATGGAAGAATGGGATATGTTCATATTGATGATGTTGCACTATGTCACATCCTTCTTTATGAGAACAAAGCCTCTCATGGTAGATACCTTTGTAGTTCCACAATAATGGAAAATGATGATTTGGTTTCCATGCTAGCAATTCGCTATCCCGGTTTTCCGATTCCTAAAAGGTTGGTTAGCGCTTTTCAtattcgcggtgcggtttgaatagttttaatataatataattaagaaaaaaatgtgagTATCTTagaatcattttttttttgtttttcaggtTCAAGAAACTAAATAGGCCACATTATGAACTAAACACATCAAAGATTGAGAGTCTTGGATTCAAgtttaaatctgttgaagaaatgTTTGATGATTGCATTGCATCGTTTGTGGAGGAGGGTCATCTCACTCTTCCTCACATCACACGCactgttttttaatttaaaacttatGAGTATGGCTTTAGTTGAGATTGTGTCTTACTCTAATTCTCAATGTTTCAAGCACCTTATGTAGCAAATAAATATACtacaataatttaattttatcttgGAAGAAATAAAGGATGCTGTTTGAAATAAATATACTACAATAATTTAATCTATCACATCATTTCCTTCTGATTGTTCCGATCACCAACATTATTCCCCTCCGATCCAAGCATATTTACCATAAATCTCACCTCACACCCCTCAATGACCACTCACGCTCAACATGACATTGATAAGCCTCATAAGTTTTTCAAACTTCATAACTTCAACCCAAATTTCCATACATCCCTTACCTATAAATCCTATTGATTCATTAAATGACCCTAATTAGAAAATGAATAAGAAAGACGAATATGAAACTCTATTGAAAATAAGACGTGCGATAAGTTCTTCCTATGTCTAATGCTAATGTTATTCGAAGTTTATGAATTTTTAGGCAAAAGAAGAAATCTGATGGATATGTCGAGTGATACAAAACTCTGATGGATATGTCATGTACGTTTAATAAAGAAAACTCTCTCTCTCAAACAAACACC is part of the Vicia villosa cultivar HV-30 ecotype Madison, WI linkage group LG2, Vvil1.0, whole genome shotgun sequence genome and encodes:
- the LOC131648415 gene encoding tetraketide alpha-pyrone reductase 1; translation: MEHKSGDKVCVTGASGFLASWLIKRLLLSGYHVTGTVRDLGKKKKFEHLLKLEGATERLKLVQADLMEENSFDNAIIGCKGVFHIASPVLNHISDDPKSEILEPAVQGTLNVLRSCRKNPALVRVVLASSSSAVRVRDDFDPNVSLDESSWSSLELCEKLKAWYPMSKIMAEKAAWEYCKENGIDLVTILPSFIIGPSLPPDLCSTASDVLGLFKGETEKFQWHGRMGYVHIDDVALCHILLYENKASHGRYLCSSTIMENDDLVSMLAIRYPGFPIPKRFKKLNRPHYELNTSKIESLGFKFKSVEEMFDDCIASFVEEGHLTLPHITRTVF